The following coding sequences lie in one Haematobia irritans isolate KBUSLIRL chromosome 3, ASM5000362v1, whole genome shotgun sequence genomic window:
- the LOC142230892 gene encoding uncharacterized protein LOC142230892 has product MATSQVTVLQTPGVPEFSPKTNWKIWCEQLEIHFCEINCNEENQKKAILLKSVGAETYAVLHSLCDTVSPANKTFKELCEILSTHFTPPTIIFNERKKFHNAQMEEGETVSDWYARVKKMALNCKFGEHLNIMILATFVIGLPKEIFERLCEEDENLKLDQALKKAMIIETKLTKRMKTEDFSVDYINHRAASMSKKKNNGFSGGNGSYNKRSYNSNINGGSGRSHHQGRCKHCGWGNHEETNCKYRESRCYSCKRYGHIASICPSKRDNVVSYVSDSDSDVTVNNMFDYSVFSIKSNFARGLYSLSVAIDGAACDTCSYVYNTNVMELPDY; this is encoded by the coding sequence ATGGCGACGAGTCAAGTTACAGTATTGCAAACGCCAGGCGTGCCAGAATTTAGTCCAAAGActaattggaaaatttggtgTGAGCAACTCGAGATTCATTTTTGTGAGATAAATTGCaatgaagaaaatcaaaaaaaggCAATCCTTTTGAAGTCGGTTGGAGCAGAAACGTATGCCGTGCTACACAGCCTTTGCGATACAGTGTCTCCCGCTAATAAAACGTTCAAAGAACTATGCGAAATTCTTTCCACCCACTTCACACCACCTACAATAATatttaatgaaagaaaaaaatttcataacgcACAAATGGAAGAAGGAGAAACTGTGAGCGACTGGTATGCACGTGTAAAAAagatggcattaaattgcaaattTGGAGAGCATTTGAATATAATGATATTGGCTACATTTGTTATTGGACTgccaaaagaaatatttgaaagaTTATGTGAGGAGGACGAAAATCTAAAGTTAGACCAGGCGCTTAAGAAAGCCAtgataattgaaacaaaactaaCCAAAAGAATGAAGACAGAAGACTTCAGCGTTGACTATATTAACCACAGAGCTGCTTCTATgtcaaagaagaaaaataacGGATTCTCCGGTGGCAATGGCTCTTATAACAAGCGCAGCTACAACTCTAACATCAACGGCGGCAGTGGCCGCAGTCACCACCAAGGCAGATGCAAACATTGTGGTTGGGGGAACCATGAAGAGACAAATTGTAAATACAGAGAAAGCAGGTGCTACTCTTGTAAGAGATATGGTCATATTGCATCGATTTGTCCATCCAAGAGAGATAATGTTGTCAGTTATGTATCTGACTCAGATAGTGATGTAACTGTTAATAATATGTTTGACTATTCTGTTTTCAGTATTAAGagcaatttcgctagaggtcttTACTCCTTGTCAGTAGCAATTGATGGTGCAGCATGTGATACTTGTTCTTATGTCTACAATACAAATGTAATGGAGTTGCCAGATTACTAA